From a single Novipirellula caenicola genomic region:
- a CDS encoding NAD(P)/FAD-dependent oxidoreductase, producing the protein MSDKIEKTIIIGSGPAGWSAAIYAARANLNPVVYEGTVRPEMIPLGQLAFTTEVENYAGFPAGNIRAFVESAVDKDRHWNLPMPPAGHEKDGQPHYAVQGVELMELMKQQALNFGTRVVSDDIESVDFSGDVHVLKPASGEPVKTKTVIIATGARANYLGLDTEEAYKNKGVSACAVCDGALPIYRSKPLAVVGGGDSAVEEATYLANLKDAATIYMIVRRDEMRASKVMQNRALNHPKIEMKWNSVVDEVYGDEKIVTGIKLKSTIDGSISDLPVGGMFVAIGHTPNTKFLGGAVETNSSGYIRWTKSFRTNTTVKGVFAAGDVADDYYRQAITSAGTGCMAALDAERYLAELDA; encoded by the coding sequence GTGAGCGACAAAATAGAGAAGACAATCATCATTGGAAGTGGGCCTGCGGGATGGTCCGCAGCAATTTATGCAGCTCGCGCGAACTTGAATCCGGTCGTCTATGAAGGCACCGTGCGTCCGGAAATGATTCCGTTGGGGCAGTTGGCGTTTACCACCGAAGTCGAAAATTACGCTGGTTTCCCCGCCGGAAACATCCGCGCGTTCGTCGAATCCGCGGTCGACAAGGACCGTCACTGGAATTTGCCCATGCCGCCCGCCGGGCACGAAAAAGATGGCCAGCCGCATTACGCCGTCCAAGGCGTCGAATTGATGGAGCTGATGAAGCAGCAAGCCCTCAACTTCGGCACCCGCGTGGTCAGCGACGACATCGAAAGCGTTGACTTTTCCGGCGACGTTCACGTGCTGAAACCAGCCAGTGGTGAACCGGTCAAGACAAAAACGGTGATCATCGCCACCGGCGCTCGAGCCAATTATCTCGGCTTGGATACCGAAGAAGCGTACAAGAACAAAGGGGTCAGCGCATGTGCGGTCTGTGACGGTGCGTTGCCGATCTATCGCTCCAAACCGCTGGCGGTCGTCGGCGGAGGTGACTCGGCGGTCGAAGAAGCGACTTATCTTGCGAATCTGAAGGACGCTGCGACGATCTACATGATCGTTCGTCGTGACGAGATGCGAGCATCGAAAGTGATGCAGAACCGCGCGCTGAACCATCCGAAGATCGAAATGAAGTGGAATAGTGTGGTCGATGAAGTTTACGGCGACGAGAAAATCGTCACCGGAATCAAGCTGAAAAGCACCATCGATGGCTCGATTAGCGATTTGCCGGTCGGCGGTATGTTCGTCGCGATCGGACACACGCCGAACACCAAGTTTCTCGGTGGTGCGGTCGAGACCAACAGCAGCGGTTATATTCGTTGGACAAAATCTTTCCGCACGAACACCACCGTGAAGGGAGTTTTTGCTGCAGGCGACGTCGCGGACGATTATTATCGACAAGCGATCACGTCGGCAGGAACCGGCTGTATGGCCGCGTTGGATGCCGAACGCTACCTCGCGGAACTTGATGCGTAA
- a CDS encoding Sua5/YciO/YrdC/YwlC family protein, whose amino-acid sequence MPKILDLQTAEDSRDIVHRTVQALVEGQVVGVPTETTYTLAAMALSSKGVEQLRMLANREHEAAGANGSAERKSHWIELSVRSRDAACDFVGTASSTLRRLTRRCWPGPLTAAVQCPEPFSALSQLPVGVHDQVVEEDGFVNFRVVDHSVLDQIHRYLSGPLVLASFEPDEGTEIATIAARMVDKYGDELPLLLDDGPTRYGGVTTVVRVSGNRWELLREGVIERAAMNQFVKPVIAVVCTGNTCRSPMAETLLREQLNKRTGCDDAVRVISAGVAASSGAGASPQAVAVMGSRGLDLTGHSSRPLDESVVNVADLILTMTRGHRAAILAAWPDMHERVFTLRRDGGDISDPVGMAVEVYEACADQINEELGKWLDSLGEDFFPTEITSQE is encoded by the coding sequence ATGCCAAAAATCCTGGACCTTCAAACCGCAGAAGATTCGCGAGATATCGTGCATCGAACTGTCCAAGCGTTGGTCGAGGGGCAAGTGGTGGGGGTGCCGACCGAAACGACCTACACGCTCGCCGCGATGGCGCTGAGCTCGAAGGGGGTCGAGCAGCTTAGAATGCTTGCAAACCGCGAACACGAGGCTGCTGGGGCCAATGGTTCCGCAGAGCGGAAGTCGCATTGGATCGAATTGTCGGTTCGCAGCCGCGACGCGGCATGTGATTTCGTGGGCACGGCGTCGAGCACGCTGCGGCGGCTGACTCGCCGCTGTTGGCCGGGGCCGTTGACAGCCGCGGTGCAATGTCCTGAACCTTTTTCGGCTTTATCTCAATTGCCCGTGGGGGTTCACGATCAAGTCGTCGAAGAGGATGGTTTTGTCAATTTTCGGGTGGTCGACCACTCGGTCTTGGATCAAATTCACCGTTATTTGTCGGGTCCATTGGTGTTGGCCAGTTTTGAGCCAGACGAGGGGACCGAGATCGCCACGATTGCCGCTAGAATGGTGGATAAATATGGCGACGAATTGCCACTGCTGCTCGACGATGGCCCGACACGCTATGGTGGTGTCACGACGGTTGTCCGAGTCAGTGGCAACCGCTGGGAGTTGCTTCGCGAAGGCGTGATTGAACGTGCTGCTATGAACCAATTTGTGAAACCTGTGATCGCGGTGGTCTGCACCGGAAATACTTGTCGTAGTCCGATGGCAGAGACCTTGTTACGTGAACAATTGAACAAGCGAACCGGATGTGATGATGCCGTGCGGGTCATCTCGGCGGGCGTGGCGGCATCCAGCGGAGCCGGGGCGAGTCCACAAGCCGTCGCGGTGATGGGATCGCGGGGGTTGGATTTGACCGGCCACAGCAGTCGTCCGCTCGATGAATCGGTGGTCAACGTTGCCGATTTGATCCTGACCATGACCCGCGGCCATCGTGCAGCGATTTTGGCGGCGTGGCCCGACATGCACGAACGTGTCTTTACATTGCGACGAGACGGGGGCGATATTAGCGACCCCGTGGGCATGGCGGTTGAGGTCTACGAGGCCTGTGCCGACCAAATAAACGAAGAATTAGGAAAATGGCTCGATTCGCTGGGCGAGGATTTTTTCCCTACCGAAATCACAAGCCAAGAATAA
- the rpiB gene encoding ribose 5-phosphate isomerase B, translating to MLKICLASDHRGVHIKAKLMQSLAAAGFSVSDEGTNSDTACDYPDLASLVAQKVSNGEADRGILICGTGIGMAITANKFLGVRAASCYDEVLIEMSRRHNDVNVLCLPGDLIGERPIDDLVLLWLKTEFDGGRHNKRVQKIATIEKANLRCDSAAAESTESASGPKGPQR from the coding sequence ATGCTGAAGATTTGCTTAGCAAGCGATCACCGTGGCGTTCATATCAAAGCAAAGTTGATGCAATCCCTTGCCGCGGCCGGATTCTCGGTCAGCGATGAAGGGACCAATAGCGATACTGCCTGTGATTACCCGGACCTTGCCAGCTTGGTGGCCCAAAAAGTCAGCAACGGGGAAGCGGATCGTGGAATTTTGATCTGTGGTACCGGGATCGGAATGGCGATCACGGCAAACAAATTCCTCGGCGTTCGTGCCGCTTCGTGTTACGACGAAGTGCTGATCGAAATGAGCCGACGGCACAACGATGTCAACGTGCTGTGTTTGCCAGGTGATTTGATTGGCGAACGTCCGATCGATGACTTGGTGCTGCTGTGGCTGAAAACCGAATTTGACGGTGGCCGTCACAACAAACGGGTCCAGAAGATTGCCACGATCGAAAAAGCCAATCTTCGCTGCGATTCGGCTGCGGCGGAATCGACCGAATCCGCTTCCGGTCCCAAAGGGCCTCAGCGTTGA
- a CDS encoding DNA polymerase III subunit produces MNWSNLIGHNQIEAWFANAIRKGRLTGSFLFVGQPGVGKRTTANLLAQTLLCERNDPEAMNPCGVCEGCVQVAAKTHPDVTRVGKPSDKSFIPLELLIGPPDARMQEGFCRDVRLRPMRGRRRVAIIEDADFLNEEGANCLLKTLEEPSSNAIILLIGTSEQRQLPTIRSRCRVIRFQSPSGENAARLMRDVHAIEASDEQIADAVEIAGGDMHVAVRLLSGEADKLRDALRSQFGSKTPDPVALCRIINAHVEQSGKEASKRRAAMRDVFSFAVQHYRQQLRQAFDNRLATLHSLNRLDRSIRALREVDRSANQSTLIECYSADIAAATTGDRGEIG; encoded by the coding sequence ATGAATTGGTCCAACCTGATTGGTCACAACCAAATCGAAGCTTGGTTTGCCAACGCGATCCGCAAAGGCCGATTGACGGGCAGTTTCCTGTTTGTCGGGCAACCGGGCGTCGGTAAACGAACGACCGCCAATCTGCTAGCGCAAACGTTGCTGTGTGAACGGAACGATCCCGAGGCGATGAACCCGTGCGGGGTTTGCGAAGGCTGTGTGCAAGTCGCCGCCAAAACGCATCCCGATGTCACCCGTGTTGGCAAACCGAGTGACAAGTCGTTCATCCCGCTGGAATTGCTGATCGGTCCGCCTGATGCGCGAATGCAAGAAGGGTTTTGTCGTGATGTGCGACTGCGTCCGATGCGAGGCCGCCGGCGGGTGGCGATCATCGAAGACGCCGACTTTTTGAACGAAGAGGGAGCGAATTGTTTGCTGAAGACGCTCGAGGAGCCTTCGTCCAACGCGATTATTTTGTTGATTGGAACCAGCGAACAACGGCAACTGCCGACCATTCGGTCACGCTGCCGCGTGATCCGATTTCAATCCCCCAGCGGTGAAAACGCCGCGCGATTGATGCGTGACGTTCACGCCATTGAAGCGTCCGATGAACAGATTGCCGACGCGGTCGAAATCGCCGGCGGTGACATGCACGTCGCGGTGCGTTTGTTAAGTGGTGAAGCCGACAAACTACGTGATGCGCTGCGATCTCAATTTGGTTCGAAGACCCCCGATCCGGTCGCACTGTGCCGGATCATCAATGCCCACGTCGAGCAATCCGGCAAAGAGGCATCGAAACGACGGGCGGCGATGCGGGACGTGTTTTCGTTCGCGGTCCAGCACTATCGGCAACAACTTCGACAAGCGTTTGATAATCGGTTGGCGACGCTGCATTCACTCAACCGGCTCGACCGTTCGATCCGTGCGCTGCGTGAAGTCGATCGCAGTGCAAATCAAAGCACGCTGATCGAATGTTATTCCGCAGACATCGCGGCCGCCACGACGGGCGACCGCGGTGAAATTGGATAA
- the trpS gene encoding tryptophan--tRNA ligase, with product MRVLSGIQPTGRPHWGNFFGAIRQYIDLQDDNDGFYFIADMHALTTVRDAAALKQYTLDAALDLMALGLDPKKATLFVQSQVPEVSELTWLLMTGTPMGLLERCHAYKDKKEKGLNADAGLFTYPVLMAADILIYDSEVVPVGQDQIQHIEVARDLAGSFNHTFGETFKLPKAKTLDHSAKVPGTDGEKMSKSYNNTLPLFGNVKQIRKQIMRITTDSRAMEDPKEPEGDHLFQLYRLFASPEDVETMAAMYRRGGFGYGDVKKAVAEASETYFAEARARREELEANLDYVHETLRDGAARAREVAADVLLRAQKACGLR from the coding sequence ATGCGTGTTCTCTCTGGTATCCAACCCACCGGACGACCTCACTGGGGCAACTTTTTTGGTGCGATTCGTCAATACATCGACCTGCAAGACGACAACGACGGCTTCTATTTCATCGCCGACATGCACGCCTTGACGACCGTCCGTGACGCGGCAGCGCTGAAACAATACACGCTCGATGCGGCACTGGATCTGATGGCGCTTGGCTTGGACCCGAAAAAGGCAACGCTGTTCGTGCAGTCGCAGGTGCCTGAGGTCAGCGAGTTGACTTGGCTATTGATGACCGGCACGCCGATGGGACTGCTCGAGCGGTGCCATGCCTACAAAGACAAAAAAGAAAAGGGGCTCAATGCCGACGCAGGGCTGTTCACGTACCCCGTGTTGATGGCGGCGGATATTTTGATCTACGACTCCGAAGTGGTGCCGGTGGGTCAGGACCAAATCCAACACATCGAAGTCGCCCGCGATTTGGCGGGCAGTTTCAATCACACCTTCGGTGAAACGTTCAAGTTGCCCAAGGCGAAAACGCTTGACCATAGCGCCAAGGTTCCCGGAACCGATGGCGAAAAAATGAGTAAGAGCTACAACAACACGCTGCCGCTGTTTGGTAACGTCAAACAAATTCGCAAACAGATCATGCGAATCACCACCGACAGCCGAGCGATGGAAGACCCGAAAGAGCCCGAGGGAGACCATCTGTTCCAGCTGTATCGTCTGTTCGCGTCGCCCGAGGATGTCGAAACCATGGCGGCGATGTATCGCCGAGGCGGGTTCGGTTACGGTGACGTCAAAAAGGCGGTTGCCGAAGCAAGCGAAACCTATTTCGCCGAAGCGCGGGCGCGTCGCGAAGAGCTCGAAGCGAATCTGGATTACGTCCACGAAACGCTTCGCGACGGTGCCGCACGAGCGCGTGAAGTCGCGGCCGACGTCCTGCTGCGTGCTCAAAAAGCTTGCGGATTGCGTTGA
- a CDS encoding carbon starvation protein A codes for MSTLIVALASMIGFVVAYNTYGRWLARRLFQLSPEAVVPSHELRDDVDFVPTRRSVIFGHHFTSIAGTGPIVGPALAVFWGWLPALLWVVLGSILIGGVHDMAALVISLRNKGQTIGEVAGRLITPRAKVLFLAVLALALSVVLAVFGLVIAIIFAIYPESVLSVWIAMPVAVGIGIWVYKKGGGLLGPSVFGLVVLYGAVYFGAYYMPISLPENSTGFFTPVVVWTLILLVYAFAASVLPVWLLLQPRDYINSHQLYVALALLVIGLGVASVSGSADLMASAPAIAKAENVPADAPPILPFLFITIACGACSGFHCLVSSGTTSKQINCETDAQAVGYGAMLLEGALAVLVILACCAGVGMGRVERTEVNGIGEYANVLAADGTVVTGNAAWKMYYRATKADGTPGGWADHKLPQKLAAFIDGGANFLATIGLPLKMAVAIMAVLVASFAATTLDTATRLQRYVLQELGESVHVKPMTNKFIATGIAVAVAAVIALGVGDKPGTGGMVLWPLFGATNQLLAGLALMVAVFYLARRSKPFAFVAIPMVIMLVMPAWGMTYDLVYNWIPQEKWTLTLFGFGILGLQAWMVLEGVLMWQRCRGVLEAPIAGPASSTSESAAAS; via the coding sequence ATGAGCACTTTGATTGTGGCCTTGGCGTCGATGATCGGTTTCGTCGTCGCTTACAACACCTACGGCCGCTGGTTAGCGCGGCGTTTGTTTCAATTAAGCCCCGAAGCGGTCGTACCGAGTCACGAGCTTCGCGACGATGTCGACTTTGTCCCGACGCGTCGTTCGGTGATTTTCGGACACCATTTCACCAGTATTGCCGGCACCGGCCCAATCGTCGGCCCGGCCTTGGCCGTGTTTTGGGGATGGTTGCCGGCGTTGTTGTGGGTCGTGTTAGGATCGATCTTGATCGGTGGCGTTCACGACATGGCAGCGCTCGTGATTTCGCTTCGCAACAAAGGTCAAACCATCGGTGAAGTCGCAGGTCGATTGATCACACCGCGAGCGAAGGTGCTGTTTTTGGCCGTGTTGGCACTCGCATTGTCGGTCGTCTTGGCGGTCTTTGGCTTGGTGATCGCCATTATCTTTGCGATCTATCCCGAATCGGTTTTGAGCGTTTGGATCGCGATGCCGGTCGCTGTCGGAATCGGAATTTGGGTTTACAAAAAAGGAGGCGGGCTGCTTGGCCCCAGCGTGTTTGGATTGGTGGTCTTGTACGGTGCCGTTTACTTCGGTGCGTACTACATGCCGATATCGCTGCCCGAGAACAGCACCGGATTCTTTACTCCTGTGGTCGTTTGGACCTTGATTTTGCTGGTCTACGCGTTTGCCGCGTCAGTGTTGCCGGTTTGGTTGCTGCTGCAACCTCGCGATTACATCAATAGCCACCAACTGTATGTGGCATTGGCACTTTTGGTCATCGGATTAGGAGTCGCCTCGGTATCGGGCAGCGCCGACCTGATGGCGTCGGCCCCGGCGATTGCCAAGGCCGAGAATGTTCCCGCCGACGCGCCGCCGATCCTTCCCTTCTTGTTCATCACGATCGCGTGTGGTGCATGCAGCGGGTTTCATTGCTTGGTCAGCAGCGGAACGACCAGCAAACAAATCAATTGCGAAACCGATGCGCAGGCGGTCGGTTATGGCGCGATGTTGCTCGAAGGAGCCTTGGCGGTGCTGGTGATTTTGGCGTGTTGTGCCGGAGTCGGGATGGGACGTGTTGAACGAACCGAGGTCAACGGAATCGGCGAATACGCCAACGTGTTGGCTGCCGACGGCACCGTCGTGACCGGCAACGCGGCTTGGAAAATGTATTACCGAGCGACCAAAGCCGATGGCACCCCGGGCGGTTGGGCTGACCATAAGCTGCCTCAGAAATTGGCAGCGTTTATCGATGGCGGCGCGAATTTTTTGGCGACGATCGGACTGCCATTGAAAATGGCCGTTGCGATCATGGCAGTGCTGGTGGCCAGCTTTGCGGCGACCACGCTCGATACCGCGACCCGATTGCAGCGTTATGTCTTACAAGAACTTGGTGAAAGCGTGCATGTCAAACCGATGACCAACAAATTCATCGCGACAGGAATCGCGGTTGCGGTCGCCGCCGTCATCGCGCTCGGGGTGGGCGACAAACCAGGAACCGGCGGGATGGTGCTGTGGCCGCTGTTCGGAGCGACCAATCAACTGTTGGCCGGATTGGCGCTGATGGTCGCCGTTTTCTACCTTGCGCGACGCTCCAAGCCGTTTGCGTTTGTTGCGATTCCGATGGTCATTATGTTGGTCATGCCTGCATGGGGAATGACGTATGACCTGGTCTACAACTGGATCCCGCAGGAAAAATGGACGCTCACGCTGTTTGGATTTGGGATTCTCGGGCTGCAAGCCTGGATGGTATTAGAGGGCGTGTTGATGTGGCAACGCTGTCGCGGCGTCCTCGAAGCTCCGATTGCCGGCCCTGCGTCGTCGACATCCGAATCGGCTGCGGCAAGCTGA
- the asnS gene encoding asparagine--tRNA ligase, translating into MPDNWIRVAEARKAESAGRDCEVRGWVRTRRDSKGGFSFIEVNDGSCLGNIQVVAPGELDNYADEVQKLTAGCSVVVAGKLVESPAKGQATELQATSVRVLGWADPETYPLQKKRHSFEKLREWAHLRTRTNTLSAVMRTRDQISQSIHNFFHENGFFYTHTPIITASDCEGAGEMFRVTTLDLDMLAKSGGPVKFEYDFFEKPAYLTVSGQLNGETYATALGRIYTFGPTFRAENSNTSRHLAEFWMVEPEAAFFDLADDMRLAEDFLKRIFADCLNHCDEDMQFFDQRIQPGVIDQIRSVVERPFAHMTYTEAIKILETCDAKFDYPISWGTDLQAEHERYLTEVHVKGPVILTDYPSSIKPFYMRVSDDGKTVAAMDVLVPGVGEIIGGSQREERLDVLTSRMTEAGLNEEDYWWYIDLRRFGTVPHAGFGLGLERAVQYVTGMSNIRDVIPFPRTPGNADF; encoded by the coding sequence ATGCCAGACAATTGGATTCGTGTCGCTGAGGCTCGCAAAGCCGAGTCGGCGGGCCGTGACTGCGAAGTTCGCGGCTGGGTTCGCACGCGTCGCGACAGCAAAGGGGGATTCAGTTTTATCGAAGTCAACGACGGCAGCTGCCTTGGCAATATCCAAGTCGTGGCACCCGGAGAACTGGATAACTACGCCGACGAAGTTCAAAAATTGACAGCCGGCTGCAGCGTCGTGGTCGCCGGGAAATTGGTCGAATCGCCAGCCAAGGGGCAAGCGACCGAGCTGCAGGCGACTTCGGTACGTGTGCTGGGCTGGGCCGACCCCGAGACCTACCCGCTGCAAAAGAAGCGGCATTCGTTCGAGAAGCTGCGTGAGTGGGCGCACTTGCGAACTCGCACCAACACGCTCAGCGCGGTGATGCGAACGCGAGATCAGATCAGCCAATCGATTCATAACTTCTTTCACGAAAACGGATTCTTCTATACTCACACGCCGATCATCACGGCGAGTGATTGCGAAGGCGCCGGCGAGATGTTTCGTGTCACAACACTCGATTTGGACATGCTCGCTAAATCGGGCGGTCCGGTGAAATTTGAGTACGACTTTTTTGAAAAACCAGCCTATTTGACGGTTAGCGGGCAACTCAATGGCGAAACCTACGCCACCGCTCTCGGACGGATCTACACGTTCGGGCCGACGTTCCGCGCCGAAAATAGTAACACCAGCCGGCATCTTGCCGAGTTTTGGATGGTTGAACCCGAAGCGGCCTTTTTTGACTTGGCCGACGACATGCGGTTGGCCGAAGATTTCTTGAAGCGAATCTTTGCCGACTGCTTGAATCATTGCGACGAAGACATGCAGTTCTTCGACCAGCGAATTCAGCCAGGCGTGATCGACCAAATTCGTTCGGTCGTCGAACGGCCGTTTGCCCATATGACCTATACCGAAGCGATCAAGATCCTCGAAACGTGTGACGCAAAGTTCGATTATCCGATTTCGTGGGGCACTGATCTGCAAGCCGAGCACGAACGCTATCTGACCGAAGTGCATGTCAAAGGTCCCGTCATCCTGACCGATTACCCATCATCCATCAAACCGTTTTACATGCGGGTCAGTGATGATGGAAAAACGGTCGCCGCGATGGATGTGCTTGTTCCGGGCGTGGGCGAAATCATCGGCGGCAGCCAACGCGAAGAACGGCTCGACGTGCTGACGTCGCGAATGACCGAAGCGGGGCTGAACGAAGAAGATTACTGGTGGTACATCGATTTGCGCCGCTTTGGCACCGTGCCGCACGCGGGCTTTGGATTGGGGCTTGAACGAGCGGTCCAGTACGTCACCGGGATGTCCAATATTCGTGACGTGATTCCGTTCCCCCGCACCCCCGGCAACGCCGACTTTTAA
- a CDS encoding divalent metal cation transporter: MSAAETDQTTLGNEKVQADRELLRQAQADGKVLGAYIRLSGPGWLQSAITLGGGSLAGSLFLGVLGGYSMLWLQLVAIVLGVVMLSAISYVTLSTGRRPFEAINSEINPALGWGWIVATIMANMIFCMPQFSLCYDALDKNLATLGGGDGLGSGSVTKWGVTLALFLAAGFVVLLNTRRGKAAKVFDLFLKALIGMVVICFVGVAVLLFGSGELDFGTILAGFIPDLGQFMHPAGDLQGLVEGLSPEGEAFWTHKLMGTQRSVMISAIATAVGINMTFLLPYSMLARGWDKPFRGLARFDLSTGMAIPFVLVTSCVVIAAAASFHNKIDPQLASSNLAEMEQSPTFDAVKSSLLARVDAELGDAAATTDEATKLEMVAKLPEEEKRIASALIKRDAFQLSRTLAPLLGDGKAKLVFGLGVFGMGFSTIIILMLINGYAFQELCGRPGSSGVFVTGVLVAGISGASWVWLWTDDQTRFWLAIFASTFAVMLLPIAYITFFLMMNSRRILGDDKPTGGRMVAWNVMMILAVAGAVAAAGTAMYDKAMDKQNPISFYVVIGILIVYSAAVVIGFAFRKPSKTAAEQ, from the coding sequence ATGTCAGCAGCCGAAACCGATCAAACAACGCTTGGGAACGAAAAAGTTCAGGCCGACCGCGAGTTGCTTCGGCAGGCACAAGCCGACGGCAAGGTCTTGGGGGCCTACATTCGCTTGTCGGGTCCCGGTTGGTTGCAAAGCGCGATCACGTTGGGCGGCGGTTCGTTGGCTGGATCGCTGTTTCTCGGTGTGTTGGGCGGCTACAGCATGTTGTGGTTGCAATTGGTCGCGATTGTCTTGGGTGTCGTGATGTTGTCGGCGATCAGCTACGTCACCCTAAGCACCGGTCGTCGTCCCTTTGAAGCGATCAACAGCGAAATCAATCCGGCACTTGGCTGGGGATGGATCGTGGCAACGATCATGGCCAACATGATTTTTTGTATGCCTCAGTTCAGTCTTTGTTACGACGCGCTGGACAAGAACCTAGCGACGTTGGGCGGTGGCGATGGATTGGGCAGCGGTTCGGTGACCAAATGGGGAGTCACGCTCGCATTGTTCTTGGCAGCCGGATTTGTTGTCTTGTTGAACACACGGCGAGGCAAGGCGGCGAAGGTGTTTGATTTGTTCCTCAAAGCGTTGATCGGCATGGTCGTGATCTGCTTTGTCGGCGTTGCCGTGTTGCTGTTCGGTAGCGGCGAACTCGATTTCGGCACGATTTTGGCCGGTTTTATTCCTGATCTTGGCCAATTCATGCACCCGGCGGGTGACCTGCAAGGGCTGGTCGAAGGATTGTCGCCTGAGGGTGAAGCGTTTTGGACTCATAAATTGATGGGCACGCAGCGGAGCGTGATGATCTCGGCGATTGCCACCGCGGTGGGCATCAACATGACGTTCCTGTTGCCCTATTCGATGTTGGCTCGCGGTTGGGACAAACCCTTTCGCGGACTCGCACGCTTTGACTTGTCGACCGGCATGGCGATCCCCTTTGTGCTGGTGACCAGCTGTGTCGTGATCGCCGCAGCGGCATCCTTCCATAACAAAATTGATCCGCAGTTGGCATCGAGCAACCTTGCCGAAATGGAGCAATCACCCACCTTTGACGCGGTCAAGTCGAGCTTGCTTGCTCGCGTCGATGCGGAACTTGGTGACGCCGCAGCGACAACCGACGAGGCAACCAAGTTGGAAATGGTGGCGAAGCTGCCTGAAGAAGAAAAACGAATCGCATCCGCGTTGATCAAACGAGACGCGTTCCAGTTGTCCCGAACTTTGGCGCCACTATTGGGCGATGGCAAGGCAAAGCTTGTTTTCGGACTCGGCGTGTTTGGAATGGGATTCTCGACGATCATCATTTTGATGTTGATCAATGGTTATGCGTTCCAAGAGTTGTGCGGTCGTCCCGGCAGCAGCGGCGTGTTCGTCACGGGGGTGTTGGTTGCCGGGATCTCGGGCGCCAGTTGGGTGTGGTTGTGGACCGACGATCAGACACGATTTTGGCTCGCGATTTTCGCTAGCACGTTTGCGGTGATGTTGTTGCCGATCGCCTACATCACGTTCTTTTTGATGATGAACAGCCGGCGAATCCTGGGTGATGACAAACCGACCGGTGGCCGGATGGTGGCCTGGAACGTGATGATGATTTTGGCGGTCGCCGGTGCCGTGGCCGCCGCTGGGACGGCGATGTACGACAAGGCGATGGATAAACAGAATCCGATCTCGTTCTATGTCGTGATTGGGATCCTGATCGTCTACTCGGCAGCGGTGGTGATCGGATTTGCCTTCCGAAAACCGTCGAAAACCGCCGCGGAACAATAA
- the gluQRS gene encoding tRNA glutamyl-Q(34) synthetase GluQRS gives MSTGRLAPSPTGAQHLGNARTYLLAYWSARSTGKKLILRIEDIDSPRVKSWAIQQAIDDLRWLGIDWDEGPDVGGPHSPYIQTERQSLYAEALERLIAANRVFPCNCSRQDIADAGSAPHFEHEGNIYPGTCASWQNGDPLPEAGTFSWRFRVKDHPIEIDDLVLGNQNCNPAAHLGAFPITQKNGSYSYHLACVVDDAAMGVSEVVRGDDLLPSAFRHIELADALELPRSHYAHVPLIKGPDGRRLAKRHGDTRLSLYREQGVAPETIVGWAAFTAGLTDTATPRSADEVVPLFAWSKLNRNAIVVHEQETTGWIRD, from the coding sequence ATGAGCACCGGCCGATTGGCACCGTCCCCGACCGGAGCTCAGCACTTAGGAAATGCTCGTACCTATTTGCTCGCCTACTGGTCCGCTCGCAGCACCGGCAAAAAGTTAATCTTGCGAATCGAGGACATCGATTCACCGCGTGTTAAGTCTTGGGCGATTCAGCAAGCGATCGACGACCTGCGGTGGCTTGGGATCGATTGGGACGAAGGGCCCGATGTCGGCGGTCCACATTCGCCGTACATCCAAACCGAGCGGCAATCGCTGTACGCCGAGGCACTCGAGCGACTGATCGCCGCGAATCGCGTCTTTCCATGCAATTGTTCGCGGCAAGACATTGCCGATGCAGGCTCGGCACCTCATTTCGAGCACGAAGGAAACATTTATCCTGGCACCTGTGCGAGTTGGCAGAACGGTGACCCGCTGCCCGAGGCGGGCACGTTTTCCTGGCGATTCCGCGTCAAAGATCATCCAATTGAAATCGACGATCTGGTACTCGGAAACCAGAACTGCAATCCTGCGGCACATCTCGGTGCGTTCCCGATCACGCAAAAAAATGGCAGCTACTCCTATCATTTGGCCTGTGTCGTCGACGACGCTGCGATGGGAGTGAGCGAAGTGGTGCGCGGCGACGACTTGCTGCCCAGTGCATTCCGGCACATTGAACTTGCTGACGCACTCGAACTTCCTCGGTCACACTACGCCCACGTTCCCTTGATCAAAGGCCCCGACGGTCGCCGCTTGGCCAAACGCCACGGTGATACGCGGCTGAGTTTGTATCGTGAACAAGGCGTCGCCCCGGAAACCATCGTCGGCTGGGCCGCATTTACCGCCGGCTTAACCGATACGGCGACTCCGCGGAGTGCCGACGAGGTGGTCCCGCTGTTTGCGTGGTCAAAACTCAATCGCAACGCGATCGTCGTCCACGAACAGGAAACCACTGGTTGGATCCGCGATTAA